The following coding sequences are from one Rathayibacter sp. SW19 window:
- the kdpC gene encoding potassium-transporting ATPase subunit KdpC, translating to MNATARGTSRQYWVALRAMLVMTAALGIIYPLVMTGVGQLTMPAQANGSRISAAGVNGGAVIGSSLIGQSFTTDKGVPLAQWFQSRPSAANYDANASTGSNLGPNNPDLTKAIDQRQAVIEKLDGVTAAQVPPDAVTASGSGLDPQISPAYALLQVKAVAAKRGLSESVVKKLVESKIQPRDLGYLGEPTVNVLQLNLALAQLDPNGNG from the coding sequence ATGAACGCCACAGCGCGAGGCACCTCTCGCCAATACTGGGTGGCCTTGCGTGCCATGCTCGTAATGACCGCCGCTCTCGGAATCATTTATCCACTTGTCATGACCGGAGTCGGCCAGTTGACCATGCCGGCCCAGGCAAACGGGTCGCGTATCAGCGCAGCAGGCGTCAACGGCGGCGCTGTCATCGGCTCGAGCCTCATCGGGCAGTCTTTCACAACCGACAAAGGGGTTCCGCTCGCACAGTGGTTCCAATCTCGGCCGTCTGCTGCGAACTATGACGCGAATGCGTCGACCGGCAGCAACCTCGGGCCGAACAACCCGGACCTCACGAAGGCGATCGATCAGCGTCAGGCGGTCATCGAGAAACTGGATGGGGTTACCGCCGCACAGGTCCCGCCGGACGCTGTCACGGCATCCGGGTCCGGCCTCGACCCGCAGATCTCACCGGCATACGCTCTGCTCCAGGTGAAGGCAGTCGCAGCCAAGCGGGGCCTGAGCGAATCGGTGGTGAAGAAGCTGGTCGAGTCTAAGATTCAACCACGGGATCTCGGATACCTCGGGGAACCGACCGTCAACGTTCTGCAGTTGAATCTGGCATTGGCACAGCTGGATCCGAACGGAAATGGCTAA
- a CDS encoding sensor histidine kinase, with translation MSRGRLRVLLGAAPGVGKTFAMLEEGRRLADEGKDVVVAFVETHGRDATAAMLAGLEVVPRLAVAHRGIELTDMDLAAVLARAPEIALVDELAHTNAPGLAHEKRWQDVDALLDAGIDVVSTLNIQHIQSLNDVVQQITGVAQQETIPDAVLRSADQIEVVDLAPQALRDRLGAGLVYPASRIDAALSNYFRLGNLTALRELALLWLADEVDVSLQRYRAEHGIDSKWEARERVVVALTGGPEGETLVRRGARIAARASGGDLLAVHVTSQDGLRDPNPGALATQRAIVEQLGGSYHQVVGDDVPRALVDFAKASNATQLVIGVSRRTRLAALLTGPGIGSTVIRESGDIDVHIVSHAAAGGRGALPRLGGGLTLRRQVIGLIIALLGGPLLTLLLASFRSADSITSDVLSYQLLVVLVALVGGVWPALFAAALSGITLDFFFVEPLYTITISKPLHLLALALFIVIAALVSLVVDQAARRSRAAVRAAAESELLATVAGGVIRGEGSVQALVSRTREAFGLNGVRLMDGDTVLFASGEPADAAHTSSLAVGDSARLELSGRDLAAADRRLLAVIVTQLDAALEHQNLSDAAREMEPLAEADRVRSALLAAVGHDLRRPLAAATAAVTSLASRDVDWSDADRQELLDTAEVSLANLADLVTNLLDVSRVQAGVLAVSLAPVAIDDVLPAVLDELALPPGAVELDVSTDLRPALADAVLLQRVLVNLLGNALRFSPAGTHPLVSASEFAGTIQVRVVDSGRGVPDERRDQIFIPFQRLGDTDNDSGIGLGLALSKGFVEGMGGTLTTEDTPGGGLTMVVTLPVAGERGSA, from the coding sequence GTGAGCAGAGGTCGTTTGCGGGTTCTGCTCGGTGCAGCCCCCGGTGTCGGCAAGACGTTCGCGATGCTGGAGGAAGGCCGCCGTCTCGCCGATGAGGGCAAAGATGTCGTCGTCGCCTTCGTGGAAACCCACGGGCGCGACGCAACTGCGGCGATGTTGGCCGGGCTCGAAGTGGTGCCTCGACTCGCCGTCGCACACCGTGGAATCGAGCTGACGGACATGGACCTGGCCGCCGTGCTGGCCCGGGCGCCGGAGATCGCGCTGGTTGACGAGCTCGCTCACACCAATGCTCCGGGGCTTGCCCACGAGAAGCGCTGGCAAGACGTGGATGCGCTGCTGGATGCTGGTATCGACGTGGTTTCCACGCTGAACATCCAGCACATCCAGTCTCTCAACGATGTGGTGCAACAGATCACCGGGGTGGCCCAACAGGAGACGATCCCCGACGCGGTGCTGCGCAGCGCCGACCAGATCGAGGTCGTGGATCTGGCGCCGCAGGCGCTACGCGACCGTCTCGGCGCCGGCCTCGTCTATCCGGCCAGTCGAATCGACGCCGCCCTGTCCAACTACTTCCGGCTCGGCAACCTGACCGCCCTGCGCGAACTCGCGTTGCTCTGGCTCGCAGACGAAGTCGATGTCTCGCTGCAGCGCTACCGCGCAGAGCACGGCATCGACAGCAAGTGGGAGGCGCGGGAACGCGTCGTGGTCGCCTTGACCGGCGGGCCGGAGGGCGAGACGCTGGTGCGACGGGGGGCGCGAATCGCGGCACGCGCATCCGGCGGCGACCTGCTCGCCGTGCACGTGACGAGTCAGGACGGCCTTCGGGACCCCAATCCCGGCGCACTTGCCACCCAGCGCGCAATCGTCGAACAACTCGGCGGCAGCTACCATCAAGTGGTCGGCGACGACGTTCCCCGTGCCCTCGTCGATTTCGCCAAGGCGAGCAACGCGACGCAGCTGGTGATCGGCGTCTCCCGCAGAACCCGGCTGGCCGCTCTGCTGACCGGGCCGGGCATCGGATCGACCGTGATCCGAGAATCCGGCGACATTGACGTGCACATCGTTTCGCACGCGGCCGCCGGCGGACGCGGTGCCCTCCCACGATTGGGCGGCGGGCTCACACTGCGCCGACAGGTGATCGGCCTGATCATTGCTCTGCTGGGCGGCCCCCTGCTGACCTTACTGCTCGCTTCGTTTCGCAGCGCGGACTCCATCACCAGCGACGTTCTCAGTTATCAGCTGCTCGTCGTTCTGGTCGCCCTCGTCGGCGGGGTCTGGCCCGCACTGTTCGCGGCCGCGCTGTCTGGGATCACACTCGACTTCTTCTTCGTCGAACCGCTCTACACGATCACGATCAGCAAGCCGCTTCATCTGCTCGCTCTCGCACTGTTCATCGTCATTGCAGCGCTGGTCAGCCTGGTCGTCGATCAAGCAGCCAGACGCAGCAGAGCTGCCGTTCGAGCCGCCGCGGAGTCCGAACTCCTCGCCACCGTGGCAGGCGGAGTCATCCGCGGAGAAGGCAGCGTGCAAGCGCTGGTATCCCGCACCCGGGAGGCCTTCGGGCTCAACGGCGTGCGCCTGATGGACGGCGATACCGTGCTGTTCGCGTCCGGCGAGCCCGCAGACGCAGCACACACAAGCTCACTGGCTGTCGGAGACTCGGCGCGTCTCGAACTCTCCGGCCGCGACCTCGCGGCGGCAGACCGTCGTCTGCTCGCGGTGATCGTCACCCAGCTGGACGCCGCCCTCGAACACCAGAACCTCAGTGACGCCGCTCGCGAGATGGAGCCTCTGGCCGAAGCCGACCGGGTGCGCAGTGCGCTGCTGGCCGCCGTCGGCCACGACCTGCGACGCCCCTTGGCAGCAGCGACCGCCGCTGTCACGAGCCTCGCCTCACGAGATGTCGACTGGTCGGATGCCGATCGGCAGGAACTCTTGGACACCGCAGAAGTCAGTCTCGCCAATCTTGCAGACCTCGTGACCAATTTGTTGGATGTGAGCCGCGTGCAAGCCGGAGTGCTTGCGGTCTCGCTCGCTCCTGTCGCCATCGACGATGTGTTGCCCGCCGTGCTCGATGAACTCGCGCTCCCGCCAGGCGCAGTCGAGCTTGACGTCTCCACCGACCTGCGACCAGCGCTGGCGGACGCCGTGCTCCTGCAGCGCGTGCTGGTCAATCTGCTGGGCAATGCGCTGCGCTTCTCACCGGCCGGGACGCATCCGCTCGTCAGTGCAAGCGAATTCGCCGGCACCATCCAGGTGCGCGTCGTCGACTCGGGCCGTGGCGTTCCCGATGAACGCAGAGATCAGATCTTCATTCCGTTTCAACGGCTCGGCGACACAGACAACGACAGCGGAATCGGGCTTGGCCTCGCCCTGTCAAAAGGATTCGTCGAGGGCATGGGCGGCACGCTCACGACAGAAGACACGCCGGGCGGTGGCCTCACCATGGTCGTCACCCTCCCCGTAGCGGGCGAAAGGGGGAGCGCGTGA
- a CDS encoding response regulator transcription factor has translation MKILIADDDTQILRALQVMLRARGYDIVLARTGTEALNAATTQHPELVILDLGMPGLTGTQVIEALRGWSTVPILVVSGRTDSADKVDALDAGADDYVTKPFAADELLARIRALTRRVPNAADEPVVHLGPVTVDLAAKSAQKHTDDGNVTIRLTPTEWRMLELLLRNPRRLVTRQMLLTEVWGPQYTNDTGYLRLYLAQLRKKLEPQPSRPRYLLTEPGMGYRFVPDEDDD, from the coding sequence GTGAAGATCCTCATCGCAGACGACGACACGCAGATTCTTCGGGCGCTGCAGGTGATGCTGCGGGCGCGCGGCTACGACATCGTGCTCGCTCGCACGGGCACCGAAGCGCTCAATGCGGCCACGACACAGCACCCCGAGCTCGTAATCCTGGACCTCGGCATGCCCGGGCTCACCGGCACCCAAGTGATCGAGGCGCTCCGCGGCTGGAGCACGGTGCCGATCCTCGTCGTGTCTGGCCGCACCGACTCCGCTGACAAGGTCGATGCACTGGACGCCGGCGCAGACGACTACGTGACCAAGCCGTTCGCGGCAGACGAGCTGCTCGCACGCATCCGGGCTCTGACCAGGCGCGTGCCGAACGCAGCGGATGAGCCGGTCGTGCACCTGGGCCCGGTGACCGTCGACTTGGCCGCGAAGTCGGCGCAGAAGCACACGGACGACGGAAACGTCACCATTCGGCTGACTCCGACCGAGTGGCGGATGCTGGAACTGCTGCTGCGCAATCCGCGCCGGCTGGTCACCAGGCAGATGTTGCTCACTGAGGTGTGGGGGCCGCAATACACGAACGACACCGGCTATCTGCGGCTCTATCTGGCGCAGCTGCGCAAGAAGCTCGAGCCGCAGCCCTCGCGTCCGCGTTATCTGCTGACCGAGCCGGGCATGGGCTATCGGTTCGTGCCGGACGAAGACGACGACTAA
- a CDS encoding zinc ribbon domain-containing protein has product MKASPQEQQELLRLQALDTRLSQLDHNLKMLPQHGALAQLTAPMDSVRQRQAEAAGRREDAQTELGRIESDVAVVEARMARDADRLQQTASMKDVEALEAEISALTKRRTDLEDIELTVMERIEGIDAELAGIAAERVVLDEQVEQLESAKGEQQVVLEAERAAASADRAAIAAQLPQELLALYERQRGRYGIGAALLVRGVSLGSNVKLTESDLQAIRVAADDDVVLCPDSGAILIRNEESGL; this is encoded by the coding sequence GTGAAGGCCAGCCCCCAGGAGCAACAAGAGCTGCTTCGATTGCAAGCGTTAGACACCCGCCTTTCCCAACTCGACCACAATCTGAAGATGTTGCCGCAGCACGGTGCTCTCGCACAGTTGACCGCTCCCATGGACTCGGTACGCCAACGGCAGGCGGAGGCCGCCGGTCGGCGCGAGGACGCGCAGACCGAGTTGGGCCGGATCGAATCGGATGTCGCCGTCGTCGAGGCACGAATGGCCCGTGATGCGGATCGCCTGCAGCAGACGGCTTCGATGAAAGACGTCGAGGCGCTCGAAGCGGAAATCAGTGCGCTCACGAAGCGTCGAACCGACTTGGAAGACATCGAACTCACCGTCATGGAACGCATCGAGGGAATCGACGCAGAACTCGCCGGAATTGCCGCGGAGCGTGTAGTGCTCGACGAGCAGGTCGAGCAGCTGGAGTCTGCAAAGGGGGAGCAGCAGGTGGTGCTGGAGGCGGAGCGGGCCGCAGCATCCGCCGATCGTGCCGCGATCGCGGCGCAGCTACCGCAGGAACTGTTGGCGTTGTACGAGCGGCAACGTGGCCGCTACGGCATCGGTGCGGCTTTGTTGGTGCGTGGCGTATCGCTGGGCAGCAACGTCAAACTGACCGAGTCCGACCTGCAGGCTATCCGGGTCGCCGCGGATGACGACGTGGTGCTCTGCCCAGACAGTGGCGCCATCCTGATCAGGAACGAGGAGTCCGGTTTGTAG
- a CDS encoding Nif3-like dinuclear metal center hexameric protein produces the protein MSETVASVRAVTEHLWPSSGTEAWDAPGLLSGALDAPVASIHLAVDAVADTVAEAIDGAADLLLVHHPLLLRGVTSVAEDRYKGALLARLIRADCALIAAHTNADVVAHGTSAVFADLLGLTNTRPIASAGAANGETGIGRIGALTEATTLGRLAQRIAELLPATASGVRAAGEFERPVRVVALCAGAGDAYLADPAVRAADVYITSDLRHHPASEAREQALIGDGPALIDVSHWASEWLWLQTAADQLRSALPNATITVSELRTDPWDFAIVQ, from the coding sequence GTGAGCGAAACCGTGGCATCCGTGCGGGCTGTGACCGAACACCTGTGGCCATCGTCCGGCACAGAGGCATGGGACGCGCCCGGGCTGCTCAGCGGCGCGTTGGATGCTCCGGTCGCGAGCATTCATCTGGCTGTCGACGCGGTCGCAGACACTGTCGCGGAGGCGATCGATGGGGCAGCAGACCTGCTGTTGGTGCACCACCCTCTGCTGTTGCGCGGTGTCACCAGCGTCGCGGAGGACCGGTACAAAGGCGCCCTTTTGGCGCGACTGATCAGAGCCGATTGCGCGCTGATCGCCGCCCACACCAATGCGGACGTGGTCGCACACGGCACGTCCGCGGTGTTCGCCGACCTGCTCGGGTTGACGAACACCAGGCCGATCGCGTCGGCCGGCGCTGCGAATGGCGAAACCGGTATCGGACGAATCGGCGCTCTTACCGAGGCAACCACTCTAGGCCGGCTCGCGCAGCGGATTGCGGAGTTGCTGCCGGCGACCGCGAGCGGGGTGCGCGCGGCTGGGGAATTCGAACGACCGGTGCGAGTTGTGGCGCTATGCGCCGGAGCGGGGGATGCCTATCTGGCCGACCCAGCAGTGCGAGCGGCGGATGTCTACATCACCTCAGACTTGCGTCACCATCCGGCGTCTGAAGCCCGTGAGCAAGCGCTGATCGGCGACGGCCCTGCACTCATCGACGTTTCGCACTGGGCCAGCGAGTGGCTGTGGCTGCAGACCGCGGCCGATCAATTGCGCAGCGCCCTACCGAATGCGACGATAACGGTCAGTGAGCTGCGCACCGACCCGTGGGATTTTGCGATCGTTCAATAG
- a CDS encoding thymidylate synthase produces the protein MTDSITTPYEDLLRDTLANGSRKSDRTGTGTRSVFGRQLRFDLAQGFPLITTKRVHFKSIAYELLWFLRGDSNVAWLRENGVTIWDEWADAAGELGPVYGVQWRSWPTPDGGHIDQITQVIDTLRRDPDSRRMLVSAWNVSEISKMALAPCHALFQFYVADGKLSCQLYQRSADLFLGVPFNIASYALLTLMVADQAGLEPGEFVWTGGDCHIYDNHLDQVTEQLTRDPYPAPTLRILSHPESIFDYRYEDFELVDYQHHPAIRAAVAV, from the coding sequence ATGACTGATTCGATCACCACACCATACGAAGACCTGCTGCGCGACACACTGGCGAACGGGTCGCGGAAGTCCGACCGCACCGGCACGGGCACGCGCAGCGTATTCGGCCGACAGTTGCGATTCGACCTGGCCCAGGGGTTCCCGCTGATCACCACGAAGCGGGTGCATTTCAAGTCGATCGCGTATGAGTTGCTCTGGTTCCTGCGAGGCGACAGCAACGTCGCGTGGCTTCGCGAGAATGGAGTAACGATCTGGGACGAGTGGGCGGATGCCGCTGGCGAACTCGGTCCCGTCTACGGCGTGCAGTGGCGATCCTGGCCGACACCGGATGGTGGGCACATCGACCAGATCACCCAGGTCATCGACACTCTGCGCCGCGACCCCGATTCCCGACGTATGCTCGTTTCGGCATGGAACGTGTCCGAGATTTCCAAAATGGCACTCGCACCCTGCCACGCGCTATTCCAGTTTTATGTCGCCGACGGCAAGCTGTCTTGCCAGCTCTACCAACGCAGCGCCGACCTGTTTCTCGGCGTGCCCTTCAATATCGCCAGTTACGCGCTGCTGACGCTGATGGTCGCCGACCAGGCTGGCCTCGAACCCGGCGAATTCGTCTGGACTGGCGGTGACTGTCACATCTATGACAACCACCTCGACCAGGTGACGGAGCAGTTGACTCGCGACCCGTATCCGGCACCGACGCTGCGAATTCTGTCTCACCCGGAAAGCATCTTCGACTACCGTTACGAGGACTTCGAACTCGTCGACTATCAGCATCACCCGGCCATTCGCGCCGCTGTTGCAGTGTGA
- a CDS encoding dihydrofolate reductase has product MTIGLIWAQARGGVIGRQGVMPWHVPEDSRHFRAITGSGAVIMGRRTWDSLPARYRPLPGRSNIVVTRDTSWCAVGATVAHSIDEAIEAADSDVWIIGGGQLYAATIGIADVLEVTEIDAVFDGDTHAPLVALDWTIRTTDPAEGWRSSTTGLPYRFLRYER; this is encoded by the coding sequence ATGACGATCGGCTTGATTTGGGCGCAGGCGCGCGGCGGCGTGATCGGGCGGCAGGGAGTCATGCCCTGGCACGTGCCCGAAGACTCTCGGCACTTTCGTGCGATCACGGGCAGCGGCGCAGTGATCATGGGACGACGCACCTGGGACTCGTTGCCTGCTCGATACCGGCCGTTGCCAGGGCGCTCGAACATCGTCGTCACGCGAGATACCTCGTGGTGCGCCGTTGGTGCAACCGTCGCGCACTCTATCGACGAAGCGATCGAGGCTGCCGATTCCGACGTGTGGATCATCGGCGGCGGGCAACTGTACGCTGCAACGATCGGCATCGCAGACGTGCTGGAGGTCACCGAGATCGATGCCGTCTTCGATGGCGACACCCATGCCCCTCTGGTGGCGCTGGATTGGACCATCCGCACGACAGACCCGGCAGAAGGTTGGCGCAGTTCCACAACGGGCCTGCCATACCGATTCTTACGGTATGAACGCTGA
- a CDS encoding SURF1 family cytochrome oxidase biogenesis protein, producing the protein MTENRPRTTLAQRGSRDVARLPGGGALAKPAAVYDTVTEGLTGRQFLRTGRWIAYIALAVAFALICCGLALWQFDRGRQASTDNAIVNTNFNATPVPLSQALPTGARYHSGQNWQRVSATGRYDANEQLIVRNRFLDGNIGFEVLTPLRTDDGATIMVDRGWTAPSTADLTVPASNPAPPGGEVSVVLRLRPSEAAKGSGSGASGQIQSIDLAQIQQRVGGAVQTSAYGVLDTQTPAASKELTPIQPTAPTEGVGYHYSYVGQWLLFVFIAFFILARAIRNETRRLNADDPAEQARAAERVRKQAAKPFTDEESEDELIDGYIPLSRWGFASGGALTSAAGSSAREVTAAPRALPPVATQAPEKDHAPEEDDELPS; encoded by the coding sequence GTGACGGAAAATCGACCACGAACCACGCTGGCACAGCGCGGCTCGCGCGATGTTGCCCGCCTGCCGGGCGGAGGCGCTCTGGCAAAGCCGGCGGCGGTGTACGACACCGTCACGGAGGGGCTCACAGGTAGGCAGTTTCTGCGAACGGGTCGCTGGATCGCTTACATCGCGCTGGCGGTCGCCTTCGCACTGATCTGCTGCGGTCTCGCGCTCTGGCAGTTCGACCGTGGGCGGCAGGCTTCCACGGACAACGCGATCGTGAACACGAACTTCAACGCGACCCCTGTACCGCTGTCGCAAGCCCTGCCCACCGGTGCGCGCTATCACAGCGGTCAGAACTGGCAGCGCGTCAGTGCGACCGGCAGATACGATGCGAATGAGCAGTTGATTGTGCGTAATCGGTTCCTCGACGGGAACATCGGGTTCGAAGTCCTGACGCCGCTGCGAACCGATGATGGGGCGACCATCATGGTGGACCGTGGCTGGACAGCGCCGTCGACTGCTGATCTAACCGTGCCCGCCTCGAACCCGGCCCCGCCTGGCGGCGAGGTCAGTGTCGTCCTGCGTCTGCGTCCAAGCGAAGCGGCGAAAGGCAGCGGCTCCGGCGCCAGCGGCCAGATTCAATCCATCGACCTGGCCCAAATCCAACAGCGCGTCGGCGGTGCCGTGCAGACCAGTGCCTATGGCGTGCTCGACACGCAGACGCCCGCTGCTTCGAAGGAGTTGACGCCGATCCAGCCGACAGCCCCGACCGAAGGTGTCGGCTATCACTACTCGTATGTGGGCCAATGGCTCTTGTTCGTGTTCATCGCCTTCTTCATCCTTGCGCGAGCGATCCGCAATGAGACCCGCCGTCTGAATGCGGACGACCCCGCCGAGCAAGCGCGAGCCGCAGAACGCGTGCGAAAGCAGGCCGCAAAGCCGTTCACGGACGAGGAGTCGGAAGACGAACTCATAGACGGCTACATACCATTGAGTCGGTGGGGATTCGCCTCTGGCGGCGCGCTGACCTCTGCTGCCGGCTCTTCAGCGCGAGAAGTAACGGCCGCGCCGCGAGCATTACCGCCTGTCGCGACTCAGGCGCCCGAAAAGGACCATGCGCCCGAAGAGGACGACGAACTGCCGAGTTGA
- a CDS encoding MmcQ/YjbR family DNA-binding protein: MDPDELSAFLIELNGAVEEYPFGPETRVHKVAGKIFAIDTPGAPVPTITLKALPENVPRLIASVDGITPGYHMNKKHWVTVALNGRVPPDHVRELIMESHAIVVHAMPRRIRLGLEG; encoded by the coding sequence ATGGATCCCGATGAATTGTCCGCATTCTTGATCGAGCTGAACGGTGCCGTCGAAGAATACCCGTTCGGGCCGGAGACCCGCGTGCACAAAGTGGCTGGCAAGATCTTCGCCATTGACACTCCCGGTGCGCCCGTGCCGACGATCACGCTGAAGGCGCTCCCCGAGAACGTGCCGCGATTGATCGCGAGCGTCGACGGCATTACTCCCGGCTATCACATGAACAAAAAGCACTGGGTGACAGTAGCCCTGAACGGTCGGGTGCCGCCCGATCACGTGCGCGAACTCATCATGGAGTCGCATGCGATCGTGGTGCACGCGATGCCCAGACGCATCCGTTTGGGGTTGGAAGGTTGA
- a CDS encoding methylated-DNA--[protein]-cysteine S-methyltransferase, producing MSARHATVDTTLGQVTIVAFGDAITGLYFRHHVRRPAAETFGREVAAADDVLLADAAGQLHEYLAGARHEFDLPFDATGDAFQHAVWSIVAEVQFGETTTYGAIAERLGDKSLSYRVGQAVGANPLCIYVPCHRVLGANGKLTGYAGGLKRKQALLELEEPAQVRAGRLF from the coding sequence ATGAGCGCACGACACGCGACGGTAGACACCACGCTCGGACAGGTCACGATCGTCGCTTTCGGCGACGCGATCACCGGCCTCTACTTCCGCCATCACGTTCGGCGGCCGGCGGCGGAGACGTTTGGCCGAGAGGTCGCTGCCGCGGACGATGTACTTCTCGCGGATGCGGCGGGGCAGCTCCACGAGTACCTGGCTGGCGCGCGACATGAGTTCGATCTTCCATTCGACGCGACTGGCGACGCCTTCCAGCATGCCGTGTGGAGCATCGTGGCGGAAGTGCAGTTCGGTGAGACGACCACCTACGGCGCGATCGCGGAACGCCTCGGAGATAAGTCGCTGTCTTACCGTGTCGGGCAGGCCGTAGGTGCGAACCCGCTGTGCATCTACGTGCCGTGCCACCGCGTGCTCGGCGCGAACGGCAAACTCACGGGCTACGCCGGTGGGCTGAAGCGCAAGCAGGCCTTGTTGGAGTTGGAGGAGCCCGCCCAGGTGAGGGCGGGACGATTGTTCTAA
- a CDS encoding 2OG-Fe(II) oxygenase has translation MTTNEKKNQATDPWLGRVESADWSAVADEINEYGGALLPQLLTPDETVAFRELYASDEVFRSTINMGRHRFGEGQYRYFHAPYPEPIERLKQALYPRLLPIARDWWTKLGRPSPWPDTLDEWLDMCHDAGQTKSTAILLKYCEKDWNALHRDLYGDLVFPLQVVINLNEPGVDHIGGEFILLEQRPRAQSRGTATLLPHGHGYVFTTRERPVQSARGWSAAPVRHGVSAVRSGERHTLALVFHDAA, from the coding sequence ATGACAACCAATGAGAAGAAGAATCAGGCGACCGACCCGTGGCTAGGCCGCGTCGAGTCAGCGGATTGGTCGGCCGTTGCCGACGAAATCAACGAGTACGGCGGAGCACTCCTGCCGCAGCTCCTGACGCCGGACGAGACCGTCGCGTTCCGGGAGCTCTACGCAAGCGATGAAGTGTTCCGCAGCACGATCAACATGGGTCGCCACCGCTTCGGCGAGGGTCAGTACCGGTATTTCCACGCCCCCTATCCTGAACCGATCGAACGGCTCAAGCAGGCGCTGTACCCTCGACTGCTGCCGATCGCGCGCGATTGGTGGACCAAGCTCGGAAGGCCCTCCCCGTGGCCTGACACACTCGACGAGTGGCTCGACATGTGCCACGACGCCGGCCAGACCAAGTCGACGGCGATCCTGCTGAAGTACTGCGAGAAGGATTGGAACGCACTGCACCGCGACCTCTACGGAGACCTCGTGTTCCCGCTCCAGGTCGTCATCAACCTGAACGAGCCCGGCGTTGACCACATCGGCGGCGAATTCATACTGCTCGAACAGCGCCCCCGAGCGCAGTCGAGGGGAACCGCAACGCTGCTCCCGCACGGTCACGGCTACGTGTTCACCACTCGTGAGCGCCCCGTGCAGTCCGCGCGTGGCTGGTCAGCCGCGCCAGTGCGGCACGGCGTCTCCGCCGTTCGCTCCGGTGAACGGCACACGCTCGCCCTCGTCTTCCACGACGCCGCATGA
- a CDS encoding helix-turn-helix domain-containing protein: MSNAELASNWIPDVSAFGARLALVRWRMGWNLSEAERECGLTQNTWSGYETGKNPRDFVKVVASIVMRTRVDKVWLMTGEGSPVGPTGIEPMTSTV; encoded by the coding sequence ATGTCAAATGCAGAGTTGGCTTCCAACTGGATTCCCGATGTCAGCGCTTTTGGCGCGCGCCTTGCACTGGTCCGGTGGCGCATGGGATGGAACCTGAGCGAAGCGGAGCGCGAATGCGGCCTCACGCAGAACACGTGGAGCGGTTACGAAACGGGGAAGAATCCCCGCGACTTCGTCAAAGTCGTCGCAAGTATCGTCATGCGCACTCGCGTGGACAAAGTGTGGCTGATGACAGGTGAAGGCTCTCCTGTGGGCCCTACCGGGATCGAACCGATGACATCCACGGTGTAA
- a CDS encoding peroxiredoxin, translating into MALENDTLAPDFELANQFGEPIRLSDFAGRKAVALVFFPFAFSGTCTGELCELRDNVELFAAEGVELLGISVDSKYSLRAWAEQEGYNFSLLADFWPHGQVAKEYGVFLEDKGFANRATFLIDAGGVIRESFITAPGEARSLDAYRAALEELHAA; encoded by the coding sequence ATGGCCCTGGAGAACGACACGCTCGCTCCCGACTTCGAACTTGCCAACCAATTCGGTGAGCCGATCCGGCTCAGCGATTTCGCCGGGCGCAAGGCGGTGGCGCTCGTCTTCTTTCCTTTCGCGTTCTCCGGCACGTGCACCGGCGAGCTGTGCGAACTGCGTGACAACGTGGAGCTGTTCGCGGCTGAGGGCGTTGAGCTGCTGGGCATTTCCGTCGACTCGAAATACTCCCTGCGCGCGTGGGCCGAACAGGAGGGTTACAATTTCTCGCTGCTGGCGGACTTCTGGCCGCACGGCCAGGTCGCCAAAGAATACGGCGTGTTCCTCGAAGACAAGGGATTCGCGAATCGCGCGACCTTCCTGATCGACGCTGGTGGCGTCATCCGCGAGAGTTTCATCACCGCGCCGGGCGAGGCGCGCTCCCTCGACGCATACCGCGCCGCATTGGAGGAACTGCACGCGGCGTAA